In Microtus pennsylvanicus isolate mMicPen1 chromosome 12, mMicPen1.hap1, whole genome shotgun sequence, the following proteins share a genomic window:
- the Dcaf16 gene encoding LOW QUALITY PROTEIN: DDB1- and CUL4-associated factor 16 (The sequence of the model RefSeq protein was modified relative to this genomic sequence to represent the inferred CDS: inserted 3 bases in 2 codons; deleted 1 base in 1 codon; substituted 1 base at 1 genomic stop codon) — MRSEHSEAAWTPSPIRNNLSVVLHLPNAVTFNTIPRNQKVKKKEWSTDLSEEDPKMPNLKLLENLSHQVNDLLKYSKTWKCLDPKSXLYYAELLEQNXVHKLQGTGLRLSHCSLCVPKLEPIPEWPSPASCEGSAFQKPLKSHSQCTRHHATLNGALQFATKQPSRALSRAISKRGCVNHFPDSCISCFCXTKGVKETACAEFLTLSNTDLQKAVSKILTAS, encoded by the exons ATGCGCTCCGAACATTCCGAAGCCGCTTGGACGCCTTCCCCTATCAGAAATAACCT ATCAGTGGTTCTtcaccttcctaacgctgtgacctttaatacaattcctcgt AATCAAAaggtgaagaagaaagaatggtCTACCGATCTCTCTGAAGAAGACCCCAAGATGCCCAACCTAAAACTTCTTGAGAATCTCTCCCACCAGGTtaatgatcttttaaaatattctaaaacttgGAAATGTTTAGATCCCAAATCCTAATTGTATTATGCTGAACTCTTAGAACAAA CAGTCCACAAACTTCAAGGGACAGGTCTAAGACTCTCCCATTGT TCCCTTTGTGTCCCCAAACTGGAACCAATTCCTGAGTGGCCCTCTCCGGCCTCTTGTGAGGGCTCAGCTTTTCAAAAGCCCCTTAAAAGTCACAGTCAGTGCACGAGACATCATGCTACTCTAAACGGAGCACTGCAGTTTGCCACCAAACAGCCAAGCCGAGCACTGAGTAGAGCCATTTCCAAACGTGGATGTGTAAATCATTTCCCTGACTCTTGCAtttcttgtttctg gacaaaGGGAGTAAAAGAAACAGCCTGTGCTGAGTTTTTGACACTTTCCAACACTGATCTCCAGAAGGCAGTTAGCAAAATTCTAACTGCTTCATGA